Proteins from a genomic interval of Paenibacillus sp. FSL R5-0623:
- a CDS encoding sugar ABC transporter permease, with protein MITKSSLYRKEMLYGYLFILPPILGLLIFVMFPFLYSLYGSFTDWDGLGQMNFIGLANFKDLLTDDLFYKAMFNTFFLMLGIPIGLLLALLLAMGLNRKIPGTTTFRVIYYIPVISSLAAVSIMWNWAYNGDYGLVNQFLGLFGIEGPNWLANKDTVKPALIIMTVWKGLGYTMLLYLAALQSVSRTYYEAAELDGANGFQIFRNITWPMVKPVTFFLVVTNIIGGSQIFTEMNIMTPTGGPEYSSASIVFYIWQKAFSNLQMGYASAMAMILGIFIFVITLVQFKMNEKSAYDGD; from the coding sequence GTGATTACGAAATCGAGTTTGTATCGCAAAGAGATGCTGTACGGATATCTGTTTATCTTACCTCCGATTCTTGGGTTGCTGATCTTTGTCATGTTCCCATTCCTCTACTCCCTCTATGGTTCCTTTACCGACTGGGATGGACTGGGACAGATGAACTTTATCGGATTGGCCAACTTTAAGGACTTGCTAACGGATGACTTATTTTACAAAGCGATGTTTAATACATTCTTCCTGATGCTCGGGATCCCGATTGGCCTTTTGCTGGCATTGTTGCTGGCTATGGGTTTGAATCGTAAAATTCCCGGGACTACGACCTTCCGTGTCATTTATTATATTCCGGTCATCTCCTCCCTGGCTGCGGTGTCCATCATGTGGAACTGGGCGTATAACGGGGATTACGGTCTGGTGAACCAGTTCCTCGGCCTGTTTGGCATTGAGGGTCCCAACTGGCTCGCGAACAAAGACACAGTCAAACCAGCACTGATTATTATGACGGTATGGAAAGGTTTGGGATACACCATGTTATTGTACCTGGCTGCGCTGCAAAGTGTATCACGTACATATTATGAGGCGGCTGAACTTGATGGAGCTAATGGGTTCCAGATTTTCCGCAATATCACCTGGCCGATGGTGAAGCCTGTTACCTTTTTCCTCGTCGTTACAAATATCATTGGCGGCTCCCAGATCTTTACCGAGATGAACATTATGACGCCTACAGGTGGTCCTGAATATTCATCGGCTTCGATTGTCTTCTATATTTGGCAGAAAGCCTTCAGTAACCTTCAGATGGGTTATGCGTCAGCCATGGCTATGATTCTTGGTATTTTCATTTTTGTCATTACCTTGGTGCAATTCAAAATGAACGAAAAATCAGCCTATGATGGGGACTAA